DNA sequence from the Oncorhynchus keta strain PuntledgeMale-10-30-2019 chromosome 1, Oket_V2, whole genome shotgun sequence genome:
atgcactgaccagctggcaagtgatttcactgacattttcaacctctccctgacccagtctgtaatacctacatttttctagcagaccaccatagtccctgtgaccAAGAACACTagggtaacctgtctaaatgactatggATCTGTAGCActcatctgtagccatgaagtgctttgaaaggctggtcatgagtcacatcaacaccatcatcccagaaacccatCACAATTTGCATAACGCCCCAACAGAACCACAGATGAAccacaataacctctccctcagtgtcagaaacactaaggagctgattgtggactacaggaaacggagggctgaGTACGCTCCCATTCACATtgacgggctgtagtggagcaggtcgagtgCTTCAAGTTCTTCAGTATCCAcgtcactaaggaattaacatggtccacactagaggtcgaccgattatgattttccaatgccgataccgatttattggaggacctaAAAAAGCTGGATACCGATTTAAATCGTCCcaattttttaatttaatttatttttatttgtaataatgacaattacaacaatactgaatgaacacttattttaacttaatataatacataaataaaaatcaatttagcctcaaataaataatgaaacatgttcaattttgtttaaataatgcaaaaacaaagtgttggagaagtaaaagtgcaatatgtaccATGTAAAAAAgataacgtttgagttccttgctcagaacatatgaaagttccTTTATAActtgagacttcaatattccacggtaagaggttttaggttgtagttaatatagtatttataggactatttctctataccatttgtatttcatatacctttgactattggatgttcttataggcactttagtattgccagtgtaacagtatagcttccatccctctcctcactcctacctgggctcgaaccaggaacacatcgacaacagccaccctcgaagcagcgttacccatcgctacACAAAAGcagcagcccttgcagagcaaagggaacaacttcaaagtctcagagcgagtgacgtttgaaacgctattagtgcgcaccccgctaactagctagtcatttcacatcggttacaccagccattaggctgataggcttgaagtcataaaacagcgctgtgcttgagaagagctgctggcaaaatgcacgaaagtgctgtttgaatgaatgcttacgagcctgctgctgcctaccactgctcagtcagactgctctatcaaatcatacacttaattataacataataatcacagaaatacgagccataggtcattaatatggtccaatccggaaactatcatttcgaaaataaaacatttattctttcagtgaaagaatatatctaacgggtggcatccctaagtctaaatattcctgttacattgcacaaccttcaatgttatgtcataattatgtaaaattctggcaaataagttcgcaacgagccaggcggcccaaactgttgcaactaccctgactctgtgtgcaatgaacgtttgagaagtgacacaatttcaccgggttaatattacctgctaacctggatttctttttgctaaatatgcaggtttaaacaaatatacttctgtgtattgattttaagaaaggcattggtttTTATAGtaagcacaatcgttggacgactacctttttcgcaaatgcactttagttaaatcatcccccagcgtcgattatatgcaatgcaggacacgctagataaactagtaatatcatcaaccatgtgtagttaactagtgattatgattgattgttttttataagataagtttaatactagctagcaacttaccttggcttctactgcattcgcgtaacaggcaggctccttgtggagtgcattgagaggcaggtggttagagcattggactagttaactgtaaggttgcaagattggatcacctgagctgacaaggtgaaaatctgtctttctgcccctgaacagggcagttaacccaccgttcctaggctgtcattgaaaataagaatgtgttcttaactgacttgcctagttaaataaaggtctaaaAATACAATCAAATTTTTAAAAATCTGTAaaatcggtgcccaaaaataccaatttccggTTGTTATAAACTTGAAATtgtccctaattaatcggtcgacctctagtccacatacacaccaacagtTGTGATAAAGGCACAACAATGCCTATTCCCtcttaggagactgaaaagatttgtcatgggccctcagatcctcaaagttctacagctgcaccattgagagaatcttgactggctgcattaccgcttggtatggcaactgcttggcatccgaccagaAGGCCCTAGAAATGGtagtgcgtacgacccagtacatcactggggccaagttccctaccatccaggacctctatactaggcggtcAGAGGAAGGCCTGAAAAATTGTCGAAGATCCCAgccatccaagtcatagacttcACTCTGTTACCGCACAGCAAGCTGTACCGtagcgccaagtctgggaccaaaaggctcctgaacagcttctacccccaagccataagactattGAACAGTTAATGAAATGGctgctgaacagttaatgaaATGGCTGCTGAACAGATAATGAAATGGCTGCTGAACAGATAATGAAATGGCTGCTGAACAGATAATGAAATGGCTGCTGAACAGATAATGAAATGGCTGCTGAACAGATAATGAAATGGCTGCTGAACAGATAATGAAATGGCTGCTGAACAGATAATGAAATGGCTGCTGAACAGATAATGAAATGGCTGCTGAACAGATAATGAAATGGCTGCTGAACAGATAATGAAATGGCTGCTGAACAGATAATGAAATGGCTGCTGAACAGATAATGAAATGGctgctgaacagttaatgaaATGGCTGCTGAACAGATAATGAAATGGCTGCTGAACAGATAATGAAATGGCTGCTGAACAGATAATGAAATGGCTGCTGAACAGATAATGAAATGGCTGCTGAACAGATAATGAAATGGctgctgaacagttaatgaaatggctgctgaacagttaatgaaatggctgctgaacagttaatgaaatggctgctgaacagttaatgaaatggctgctgaacagttaatgaaatggctgctgaacagttaatgaaATGGCTGCCTGGAGTATTTGCATTGACCCTTTCTTGTTCTGGCTGACCGACTCTATGCAGACTCATTGGGCTCTACTGACACCGAATctccaacacagacacacatactacGTACTCTCTCATGCACaaaacacacatgcatattgacacCACTCACACTCTTcacatgctgctgctactcttacctatcctgattgcctagtcactttaacccCTAACTGTACATATAACCTccactacctcgtacccctgcacatcgactcggtactggtacttcttgtatatagccttgttattggtGTTACTATTTAGTATTTTTATTAGCAAATGTTACATTTGAACTGCATTGTTAGGatagggctcgtaagtaagcatttcacggtaaagtctacacacgttgtattcggcgcatgtgacataacatttgatttgccAATTCATTGACTACTTCGGCTTTCACCTTGCTTATGTAGAGCGGTTACTACCTGTTTGCTGAAATGGGTGCATGAGGGCGAAATTAGTTAACGTGGCTCGAGCACTTTCACGAGGTGCTGAAACACCTTATTCCCCTCAACCACTGAGAATGGGCGCTTATCCACGGCTATAAACATACCTATCGCTCTTGTCATTTCTTTGGCTCAGTCAGAATCCGCTGCGAAGGGCTGCTTGAATGCTGAGGGAAGATAACAcatttatttgtatattttttgCGCCCCGGTCTTGCTCCAGTGGTGAGAATACTGAGGTGATGTCGGTGTAAATGTGTCAACATGGTCGAGGTGTTGGCAGCTGCAGAGGCTATTCTCGTTGAGCAGTGGAGACCTACTCTCTATGTCCATCACCGTTTGTCATCTACTGGGAAACCAAAATGTTCCCAAACTGAATATTTAAACGATGATGGAGAATCCTCCTGGTTTATGCACCCCACCGCTCGCCATCGTACAGAACTAGTTCCTGGCTGTGCCTCACAAAAGGACATTTTGAAATGAGCCAATCAAGATTTGAATTTTGACTTACAAGGTGCGCATAGGCTCTAGTTGTTGTAACGAAATAGCCTGAAAACATTGAGGCATACAACGCAGCGTTGGCCCAGTTTATATTCCAAGGGTTTTATTATGTTATGTTTTCATTCGGATTCACAGTGCGGACCAAACTGAGGTCCCTGAACGGTTCGGTATGAATACGTGTATTGTTACACACATCAGGTCATTTTTCTATAACAGTCCTATGCTTTCCCTATCCATAAACCTGTTAGTGTATGGCAGCTCTGGggctaaaaaacaacaacaaccatgttgATGCATGTTAACCTATTTTGTTCTGATTGATTTACAGGTGTCCAAGATGGCTGCCTATGCTTACAGTGCAATCTCTCAGATCAAGGTGGACGATAAAGAAGAACTAGTGGTTCAATTTGCCATCCCCTGATCTACCCTCCATAATACCCCCCTGTCCTGTCTCCCATGCCCGACCCTGCACCCTGTGTCTCAGTCCTTGTGCTACCCAGCTATGTGACTAGCAACCTGCTGCTACAGCTGAGGATTATGACAACCAGATCTCCCCTGCTGAGAGGGTTAACTTGACCCGCTTGACCTACCTCCCCCTTGACCTTTCAAAGCCATCATTCATCCTTCCTTCACGAGGGGTGTCAAGGAATTTTAAAATTCATCGCAGTATAACGATAATGGCTgtcttttttgtttttgttattttaaaGTATCTTGTTTTGAAGAGTGACTGAGTCTAATGACTAAACGGTTAGCTAGCTGCGTGGTATGGCTAGACTGTTCTGGCTCTGCGTTTTCAGGAGTAGCTGTCCTCGTCTGATCTGCAGCTACGGCAATGTACTAACTATCCACAGCTAGGAAGAGGGTGATGCTGTTGTTCTGACACTGTGAACACATATTCCACCCCACATGTCATCAATGCAAATATCTAGAAAGAGCAATCACTATAGTTTTCCATATCTTTGCTGGAATCCTTAGATTGACCTAATGTAGTAAGACAACTGGGTTGGGTAGGTTTAAAAACAACAGGGACTTAGATTCTATAGTTGAACGAATGGTCAAATCCGACATGAGCCGCATGAGTCTTACTTTGAGATCAGCTCATGCTGATAGAGTGCAGGGGCGAATGGGGGGTGGGGGACAGGTGTGGGAATCCACATTGTTTTCTATGCCTCTGATTTCCAGCAGAAACATGCTTCCTCCTAGCACTTCAATCATTTAGCTGGCAGTCTTGGATTCGTATCTTTTAGATTTCACAGAAACAATAGATGGGGGTAGGGCTTAGTGAAGGTAGGGGTCTAGGTGGATGGGTCGTGTTCAGGGGCTTGTAATGTAAATTAATCAGTTAAGTGTTTATACCTTCTATGTACAGATTTGTGACTCTGTCAAAAGCAACAAATGGATTCTATGCACCTCCCCTTTGTAGAGCGTCTGTTGGTCAGGACTGGCTAAAGCTCCAATGGGGCGGTTTTTGGAGCCAATCAAAACTAAGGATACAGAAACCCAGTTTTTATGACAAGAACCCCTATTAACATCCAAGTTTGTTTGATTTTTAAACAAAACAACGGCTTGTTATGAGTTACTTAAATGAACCTAGAAAATAACATCTATCATGGCAGTTTGGGATAAACAACCATAACCTTGGTATCCTCAATTAAAATGATCAGAGGTGTTAGTGATTTATTTATGTGGGGGTCATTAAAGTGATGATCTGGAAGGCTGTGTCCACAAGACCTTTAATTTGGACTTTTTGCAGTGTGCTGAGAACAGTACGTTTGTTTTCGTTATTTCAACGTGTAATATTACTGGGACTACATTGTTAATTTCTTAGGCTAGTACCAAAACGTTTAAGATATTCTGTtacaccccccccctcctccccccattTAATTATGTAATGCATTAAAGATGTTCAACAATGGCTGGTGTTCTGTAGGACTGTAGAGAAATAGTTGTGTGGGGTAACATTGCAACAAACCTAAAGAACACTGAATCACATCTCATTTAGTGTGCGTAGCGTAACTAATGGATATAATTTGAAAACACTTTCTCAGAAGATATTGTTTACCATGATGGGGATTCTCTGGTATATCTCATACCTACTGATTCACGTGGTAAAGTGTAAATTCTCAGATCCAGATTTCAACACAAAGTAACACacctatactgaacaaatataaacgcaacatgtgaagtgtcggtcccatgtttcatgagctgaaataaataaaaaatcccagaaatgttctatacgcacaaaaagctttctctcaaattttgtgcacaagtTTGTTTACATCCcgtttagtgagcatttctcctttgtcaagataatccatccacttgacaggtgtaaCATATCaataagatgattaaacagcatgatcattacacaggtgcaccttgtgctgaggacaataaaaggccactctaaaatgtgcagttttgtcatacaacacaatgccacagatgttttgagggagagtgcaattggcatgcttcAGGAGCATCCACTAGGGCAATTGGCATGCTTCAGGAGCATCCACTAGGGCAATTGGCATGCTTCAGGAGCATCCACTAGGGCAATTGGCATGCTTCAGGAGCATCCACTAGGGCAATTGGCATGCTTCAGGAGCATCCACTAGGGCAATTGGCATGCTTCAGGAGCATCCACTAGGACAATTGGCATGCTTCAGGAGCATCCACTAGGGCAATTGGCAGATGATTGATTGTTTACTTCTCTACCATAAGGCGCAATgtcgttttaaagaatttggcagtatgtccaccTGCCTCACGAACGCataccacatgtaaccacgccagtccaGGACCACCACATCCGGCtacttcacctgcgggatcatatAAGACCAGCCACTCGGAGGGCTGATGAAAATGTGGGTTTGTACAAACTGTCAGAAATCATCTCAGGGAAGTTAATCTGCGTGCTCGTCGAACTCACCAGGGTcgtgacctgactgcagttcggcgttgtaactgtagtgggcaaatgctcaccttcgatggccaatggaatgctggagaagtgtgctcttcacggatgaatcctggcttcaactgtaccaggcagatggcagacagcgtgtttAGCATTGTGTGGATgagaggtttgctgatgtcaacattgtgaacagagtgtcccatggtggcggtgTGGTTATGGTATATGCAggaataagctacggacaatgaataCGATAGAATTGTATTGATGgtgatttgaatgcacagagatacagtgaCGAGATCCTCAGgcacattgtcgtgccattcatccgccgccatcacgtTTTATCATGATAATCCATGGTTCCATGTCACAACAATCTTTACACAACTCCTGcaggctgaaaatgtcccagttctcccatgggctgcatactcaccagacatgtcacccattgagcatgtttgggatgctctggatcgacatgtacgacagcgtgttccagttcccgccaatatccagcaacattccacaggccacaatcaacagcctgatcagctctatgtgaaggagatgtgtcccGCTGCATTAAGCAaagggtggtcacaccagatactgactggttctgtgattcacgcccctacctttttttgtaaggtatctgtattcccagtcatgtgaaatccatagatttaggGCCTAGTGAATTAttaaaattgactgatttccttatatgaactgtaactaaaatctttgaaattgttgcatgttgagttatatttttgttcagtgtacaaagGTGCATATTGGACAGTTTGATTGAGAGGACTCTATACCTTTAGCCTGGGTGGCCTCTGTTCCAGTTTAATAATTATATAGGTCAAGGTGGCAAAAAGGTCAGGAATATCCTAATTAAGCAGAAATCACATCTACTGTAGATGTACTATTCCTCCCCCCCCAACTCTaagacagacaccagacagagttTCTGATGAGTAGATTCATATTGTACTTTTACATGATGCTTCAGTCATAAGGCCTCCTGATGTAAGGCTGTTGTTCTGGAACCATTTGGTTGGTTGGCATGACGATTGTGTCCCCCCCTCCCTCCGTTTCTGTGGTGACAGGTCAGTTGTCCTGGTTCTTCCTGGTGTTTTTGCCAAGGTTCCCAGGGCGATGCCAGACTTGGGCCATGATTCGCTCCTGCCGTGTAACAGCACTGAAGTCCAACTTCTTCAAGTGAGGCAGAGCCGCAATCAcataccccctacacacacacacacacacacacacacacacacacacacacagaggggttcTTATAACTGGGTGTTTGTCCAGGTACACAAActtcaggtttttttttttaccataagGCTCCAGGgctgaacacatacatacactgtaAACCAGTAGTCATTTAGCACtgagcagagagggagaatgcTCAAAACTCCGTAGGATTTGGCCGTGTTGCTatgcagacaggcagagagctgGTGTGTAACAGGATATCTCTGCTCATTTGATGCACCAGTCAGAATGCTACACAGCTGCAACTCTAACCCAGCACCTATTACACACAGGGCTCAGAGCCACATAGCCCTCTGCGAACAGACAGCATTCAGACAGAATTCAGACAGCACATTGAGATCACACTAAGAGTATGAGTGGAATAAACAACCCCTGTAACCCATCCCACCCCCCCATCTGGGGCTAAGGGGAGGCACATTGGTGCCggcctgtatatgtgtgtgtggatgagtttactgtgtgtatgtgtaggtttaGCAGCTGTCCTCACCTTTCTCATTTAATCCCTGTGATgctaagtgtgtgtgtacctgttgctCCCCTCATTCTCCATGGTGTTGCCGTGCAGGGTCAGTGTATGTAGGAAGGGCAGGGCACCCAGCTTATCCACCTCTGAAAGGTTACAGATGCTGTTACCATGGAGATACAACACCCGCAGTTCCTTCAGCTCCACCAGGACCTGGGACAcaaagttcacacacacacacacacacacacacacacacacacacacacacacacacacacacacacacacacacacacacacacacacacacacacacacacacacacacagggtttagaGTGATCACTGCTAATGTACTAGAGCCCTTCATTTGACCCCCCTGCCAGGCTGTGGCTGTTCAGGGAGACAGTAGACTTGTCTCAAATGACAcaatatcccctatatagtgcactacttttgaccagagccactgTATGTACGTGACTACGTGGACTCAACTCACTGGGTCTATGTGTGAGATGTCGTTGAAGGACAGGTCGACCCAGGCGAGCTGTGAGGGCTCTGAGAGGAAGGCTGAGACCATATCATTGAAGCCACTCAAGTCTGTGATGATGTTATTGTTGAGACGCAGCGAGCGGCTGCAGAACTTCTTCTCTGCATTTCGCTTCAGTGGCCGCAAGCCCTGATTTGGCTCCTCCGTCAGAGcgtctgagagagaaagagagagaagttgTGTGAGAGGACTTAGAGGTGGCATTGAGAATAGGAAAGGAAGCCACGACTATTGAGACACAGGCACAGGAGGGtagagagcagtggaggctgctgaggggaggacggctcataataatagc
Encoded proteins:
- the lrrc51 gene encoding leucine rich repeat containing 51; protein product: MYGAPVDLSFKCLSSMTDALTEEPNQGLRPLKRNAEKKFCSRSLRLNNNIITDLSGFNDMVSAFLSEPSQLAWVDLSFNDISHIDPVLVELKELRVLYLHGNSICNLSEVDKLGALPFLHTLTLHGNTMENEGSNRGYVIAALPHLKKLDFSAVTRQERIMAQVWHRPGNLGKNTRKNQDN